One Lysobacter enzymogenes DNA segment encodes these proteins:
- a CDS encoding RNA polymerase sigma factor, whose translation MTDPASWPHESASLAEYGEDGASQWNNVSLRYRLPLRGFFSKRVKDAAEVEDLTQEVFLHLIRRARGGPIEHVEQYVFQVAANTLRDWGRRRRARNQDAHESFDVEVHDPATDISPERVLLGKEQVQLVAQVLRALPERTRDVFVLRVMEKKKYAEIAAMMAISVRAAEKHMAKALAQLGGIVDGMGVQD comes from the coding sequence ATGACCGATCCGGCGTCATGGCCGCACGAGTCCGCGTCGCTCGCCGAATACGGCGAGGACGGCGCCAGCCAGTGGAACAACGTCTCGTTGCGCTACCGCCTGCCCCTGCGCGGCTTCTTCTCCAAGCGGGTCAAGGACGCGGCCGAGGTCGAGGACCTGACCCAGGAGGTGTTCCTGCACCTGATCCGGCGCGCCCGCGGCGGGCCGATCGAGCACGTCGAGCAGTACGTGTTCCAGGTCGCCGCCAACACCCTGCGCGACTGGGGCCGGCGCCGCCGGGCCCGCAACCAGGACGCGCACGAGTCCTTCGACGTCGAAGTGCACGATCCGGCTACGGATATTTCGCCCGAGCGCGTCTTACTGGGTAAGGAGCAGGTGCAACTGGTGGCCCAGGTGCTGCGGGCGCTGCCCGAACGCACCCGCGACGTGTTCGTGCTGCGGGTCATGGAGAAGAAGAAATACGCGGAAATCGCGGCGATGATGGCCATCTCCGTGCGCGCGGCCGAGAAGCACATGGCCAAGGCGCTGGCGCAGTTGGGAGGCATCGTCGATGGAATGGGAGTACAGGACTGA
- a CDS encoding TetR/AcrR family transcriptional regulator: protein MNNPRANSSDTRRRLLEAAEALFIRHGYEGMLLRQITSEAKVNLAAVNYHFGSKEALVQELLSSRLDRLNAERLQLLSLCEERFGAATLDAPTVLGILFVPAVRLSRDSAGGISFMRLLGRVYSDPSPFVRGFLYEHYQPIYERFFEAFARALPHQSRNELGTRLHFALKALSGVLAGENMDELIAAICVGEAVSDSLMLGRLVAFVSPLLTTPFDNLAQVRQVEQVMGLAPAAAQAADATLRADGEPAAGRKPRGILPLWAEKVVGV, encoded by the coding sequence GTGAACAATCCCCGAGCCAACTCGAGCGATACCCGCCGGCGCCTGCTCGAGGCGGCCGAAGCGTTGTTCATCCGCCACGGCTACGAAGGCATGCTGCTGCGCCAGATCACCAGCGAGGCCAAGGTCAACCTGGCCGCGGTGAACTACCACTTCGGCAGCAAGGAAGCCTTGGTCCAGGAGCTGCTGTCCTCGCGCCTGGACCGGCTCAACGCGGAACGCCTGCAGCTGCTTTCCCTGTGCGAGGAGCGCTTCGGCGCGGCCACGCTGGACGCGCCCACCGTGCTGGGCATCCTGTTCGTGCCGGCGGTGCGGCTCAGCCGCGACAGCGCCGGCGGCATTTCCTTCATGCGCCTGCTGGGGCGCGTCTACAGCGATCCTTCGCCGTTCGTGCGCGGCTTCCTGTACGAGCATTACCAGCCTATCTACGAACGCTTCTTCGAAGCCTTCGCGCGCGCGCTGCCCCACCAGTCGCGCAACGAGCTGGGCACCCGCCTGCACTTCGCCCTGAAGGCGTTGTCGGGCGTGCTGGCCGGCGAAAACATGGACGAGTTGATCGCGGCGATCTGCGTCGGCGAGGCGGTCAGCGATTCGCTGATGCTGGGCCGGCTGGTCGCCTTCGTCTCGCCGCTGCTGACCACGCCGTTCGACAATCTGGCCCAGGTGCGCCAGGTCGAGCAGGTGATGGGCCTGGCGCCGGCGGCGGCGCAGGCGGCCGATGCGACGTTGCGCGCCGACGGCGAGCCGGCCGCGGGGCGCAAGCCGCGCGGGATCCTGCCGCTGTGGGCGGAAAAGGTGGTGGGGGTGTGA